One window from the genome of Cervus elaphus chromosome 8, mCerEla1.1, whole genome shotgun sequence encodes:
- the NMUR1 gene encoding neuromedin-U receptor 1: MVPLCFNCSILPGDRSLGSRSPVPCNGSRALGPFDPQDLNLTDEELRLKYLGPQQTELFVPICVTYLLIFAVGTVGNALTCTVILRHRPMRTPTNYYLFSLAVSDLLVLLVGLPLELYEMQNNYPFLLGAGGCYFRTLLFETVCLASVLNVTALSIERYVAVVHPLRARSVVTHAHVRRVLVAIWGFAVLCSLPNTSLHGIRQLDVPCRGPVPDSAVCTLVRPRAIYNLVVQATALLFFCLPMATISVLYLLIGLRLRRERQLILRQEAKGRARTSDSRRLQDRGRTQVTKMLFVLVIVFGICWAPFHVDRLMWSFVSQWTEGLLLAFQYVHVISGVFFYLSSAANPVLYSLMSTRFRDTFQEALCPGTQCRGRRAHHSSYSLSRVTVGSTLGDTGSPGSQAQPLAKNGGPGGRQGMDRS; encoded by the exons ATG GTTCCTCTCTGTTTCAACTGCTCCATCCTCCCTGGAGACAGGTCCCTGGGTTCAAGGAGCCCGGTGCCCTGCAATGGCAGCAGGGCTCTGGGACCCTTTGACCCCCAGGACCTGAACCTGACGGATGAGGAGCTCAGGCTCAAGTACCTGGGGCCCCAGCAGACGGAGCTGTTCGTGCCCATTTGTGTCACCTACCTGCTGATCTTCGCGGTGGGCACGGTGGGCAACGCGCTGACCTGCACGGTCATCCTGCGCCACAGGCCCATGCGCACACCCACCAACTACTACCTCTTCAGCTTGGCTGTGTCGGACCTGCTGGTGCTGCTCGTGGGCCTGCCCTTGGAGCTCTATGAGATGCAGAACAACTACCCGTTCTTGTTGGGCGCTGGCGGCTGCTACTTCCGCACGCTGCTCTTTGAGACCGTCTGCCTGGCCTCGGTGCTCAACGTCACCGCCCTGAGCATCGAGCGCTACGTGGCCGTGGTGCACCCGCTGCGGGCCAGGTCGGTGGTGACGCACGCCCACGTGCGCCGCGTGCTCGTAGCCATCTGGGGCTTCGCGGTGCTCTGCTCTCTGCCCAACACCAGCCTGCACGGCATCCGGCAGCTAGATGTGCCCTGCCGGGGCCCGGTGCCCGACTCGGCCGTGTGCACCCTGGTGCGCCCGAGAGCCATCTACAACCTGGTGGTGCAGGCCACCGCGCTGCTCTTCTTCTGCCTGCCCATGGCCACCATCAGCGTGCTCTACCTGCTCATCGGCCTGCGGCTGCGGCGTGAGAGGCAGCTGATCCTCAGACAGGAGGCCAAGGGCAGGGCCAGGACAAGCGACAGCCGCAGGCTCCAGGATCGGGGTCGGACACAGGTGACCAAGATGCTGT TTGTGCTGGTCATCGTGTTCGGGATCTGCTGGGCCCCGTTCCACGTCGACCGCCTTATGTGGAGCTTCGTGTCCCAGTGGACCGAGGGCCTGCTCCTGGCCTTCCAATACGTGCACGTCATCTCCGGAGTCTTCTTCTACCTCAGCTCGGCCGCCAACCCTGTGCTCTACAGCCTCATGTCCACCCGCTTCCGGGACACCTTCCAGGAGGCCCTGTGCCCGGGGACCCAGTGCCGCGGCCGTAGAGCCCACCACAGCTCCTACAGCCTCAGCAGGGTGACCGTGGGCAGCACCCTGGGTGACACGGGCTCCCCGGGAAGCCAGGCCCAGCCTCTGGCCAAGAACGGTGGCCCAGGGGGCCGGCAAGGGATGGACCGCTCCTGA